From the Deinococcus sp. YIM 134068 genome, one window contains:
- a CDS encoding 3'(2'),5'-bisphosphate nucleotidase CysQ, with protein sequence MPAPLPPELHVATRLALEAGELLRGHLRRGLSVEHKTSADDPVTAADREASDLILAGLRAAFPDDGLLSEEAADSPARLGVERVWIVDPIDGTKEFTTGSPDFAVSIGLAVGGEPVLGVVYAPATDELFAGVVGVGVTRNGEAAGFNSRTAYVVSVSDTEYKRELHRHDLPGMSPSGSIALKLARIAAGEADVTFTMSPRSEWDIAAGHALVRAAGGDLRRRDGRPVRYNLTRPHIEQGLLAGRTDAIDWLEGELAARELPTAHLGLTGEDPAWGVLAEEDRAALVGHPGVFVRHAGGRTLALLVVGEGGTVERAEGDAFHLERLTRDVTRALGTLGQPSPGTGTGRLD encoded by the coding sequence CACAAGACGAGCGCCGACGACCCCGTGACCGCCGCCGACCGCGAGGCGTCCGACCTGATCCTGGCCGGGCTGCGCGCCGCCTTCCCGGACGACGGCCTGCTCAGCGAGGAGGCCGCCGACAGCCCGGCGCGGCTGGGTGTGGAGCGCGTGTGGATCGTGGACCCCATCGACGGCACGAAGGAGTTCACGACGGGCAGTCCCGACTTCGCCGTCAGCATCGGCCTGGCGGTCGGTGGTGAACCCGTCCTGGGGGTGGTGTACGCGCCCGCGACCGACGAACTCTTCGCCGGGGTGGTCGGCGTCGGAGTGACGAGGAACGGGGAGGCGGCAGGCTTCAACAGCCGGACCGCATATGTGGTCAGCGTGTCGGACACGGAGTACAAGCGGGAGCTGCACCGCCACGACCTGCCCGGCATGTCGCCCAGCGGTTCCATCGCCCTGAAGCTGGCGCGCATCGCGGCGGGCGAGGCGGACGTGACCTTCACGATGAGTCCGCGTAGCGAGTGGGACATCGCGGCGGGACATGCCCTCGTGCGGGCGGCGGGGGGCGACCTGCGGCGGCGCGATGGTCGGCCCGTGCGCTACAACCTGACCCGGCCCCACATCGAGCAGGGGTTGCTTGCGGGGCGAACTGACGCGATTGATTGGCTGGAGGGCGAACTGGCGGCGCGAGAGCTGCCCACCGCCCACCTCGGCCTGACGGGCGAGGACCCCGCGTGGGGGGTGCTGGCGGAGGAGGACCGCGCCGCCCTCGTCGGGCATCCCGGCGTCTTCGTGCGGCACGCGGGGGGGCGCACCCTCGCGCTCCTCGTGGTGGGTGAGGGCGGGACGGTGGAGCGGGCGGAGGGGGACGCCTTTCACCTCGAGCGCCTGACGCGGGACGTGACGCGGGCGCTGGGTACCCTCGGTCAACCGTCACCGGGAACCGGAACGGGGAGGCTAGACTGA
- a CDS encoding GNAT family N-acetyltransferase, translated as MGVGAQETGIRWGRVTLKPVPEFTPAEWGTLYRFFRDRELADWNAAKPIRLPEWLFRRVMLEEEDTGERAGFGVLSETGTLIGSAELYDLRPPPPSTPTVATLGVMIGVRTLWGQGYGREAVMALLLWAFGGEEAGGRRVPLSRVRLTTFGHNRRAQRAFLACGFREVGRTEGPGRTDVHMEITRGEWQSARAGA; from the coding sequence ATGGGTGTGGGGGCGCAAGAGACAGGCATTCGCTGGGGCCGCGTCACCCTGAAGCCCGTGCCGGAGTTCACCCCCGCCGAGTGGGGCACCCTCTATCGCTTCTTCCGCGACCGCGAACTCGCCGACTGGAACGCGGCCAAGCCCATCCGCCTCCCCGAATGGCTCTTCCGCCGGGTCATGCTGGAGGAGGAGGACACGGGCGAGCGCGCGGGCTTCGGCGTGCTGAGTGAAACCGGCACCCTCATCGGCAGCGCGGAGCTGTACGACCTGCGCCCCCCGCCCCCCAGCACGCCGACCGTCGCCACGCTGGGCGTCATGATCGGCGTGAGAACGCTGTGGGGCCAGGGCTACGGGCGCGAGGCGGTGATGGCCCTGCTGCTGTGGGCCTTTGGGGGGGAGGAGGCGGGGGGCCGCCGCGTACCGCTCTCCCGCGTCCGGCTGACGACCTTCGGGCACAACCGCCGCGCCCAGCGGGCCTTTCTGGCGTGCGGCTTCCGCGAGGTGGGCCGCACCGAGGGGCCGGGCCGCACCGACGTTCACATGGAGATCA